A single genomic interval of Burkholderia sp. HI2500 harbors:
- a CDS encoding MarC family protein → MTLTSSDVLLFLTGLLTLFCPPVAIPMYAAVTGHFPDVTQRQIAFRLFAWIAALMVGAVWGGQFLLRMLGLTLGALTLTGGLVLCLWSIPMMRGTANDERSGGERRLEYAQWRSYIAVPLIFPLSIGSAVMSLVITTATRFHTPSDLLALSAACVLHAGVIGLTYACSASWCRRLGEIGRTLVERLSGIVLTAIAFQMLAQGVRELLPGLAH, encoded by the coding sequence ATGACCCTGACGTCGAGCGACGTGCTGCTGTTCCTGACCGGCCTGCTGACGCTGTTCTGTCCGCCGGTCGCGATCCCGATGTACGCGGCCGTCACCGGGCATTTTCCCGACGTGACGCAGCGGCAGATCGCATTCAGGCTGTTCGCGTGGATCGCGGCGCTGATGGTCGGCGCGGTCTGGGGCGGCCAGTTCCTGCTGCGCATGCTCGGCCTGACGCTCGGTGCGCTGACGCTGACGGGCGGCCTCGTGCTGTGCCTGTGGTCGATTCCGATGATGCGCGGCACGGCCAACGACGAACGCAGCGGCGGGGAGCGGCGGCTCGAATATGCGCAGTGGCGCAGCTACATCGCGGTGCCACTGATCTTCCCGCTGTCGATCGGCAGCGCGGTGATGTCGCTCGTGATCACGACCGCGACGCGCTTTCATACGCCGTCCGACCTGCTCGCGCTGAGCGCGGCCTGCGTGCTGCATGCGGGCGTGATCGGGCTCACGTATGCGTGCTCGGCGTCGTGGTGCCGGCGGCTCGGCGAGATCGGCAGGACGCTCGTCGAGCGGCTGTCGGGGATCGTGCTGACCGCGATCGCGTTCCAGATGCTCGCGCAAGGCGTACGCGAACTGCTGCCGGGGCTCGCGCACTGA
- a CDS encoding NAD(P)H-dependent oxidoreductase: MKVLIVHAHPEPQSFTTSMLHRAVSTLEAQGHTVTVSDLYAMQWNPVASAADFGVRKHPDYLVYALEQRENVAAHAIAPDIAAELDKLAACDLLILSFPLFWCSVPAIMKGWIDRVLVSGKVYGGVRFYDRGGMRGKRALLAYTCGGRDYMFGADGVHGEMDLMLRHVLRGTLGYAGFDVLPSFVGYHVPYIGDAERAAVLDRYGDYLARLDRLEPMAFPTLDDFDGDMRRRERAPQEAAQD, from the coding sequence ATGAAAGTCCTGATCGTCCACGCCCATCCCGAGCCGCAGTCGTTCACCACGTCGATGCTGCACCGCGCGGTGAGTACGCTCGAAGCGCAGGGGCACACCGTGACGGTGTCCGACCTGTACGCGATGCAGTGGAATCCGGTGGCGAGCGCGGCCGATTTCGGCGTGCGCAAGCACCCCGACTATCTCGTCTACGCGCTCGAGCAGCGCGAGAACGTCGCCGCGCACGCGATCGCGCCGGACATCGCCGCGGAACTCGACAAGCTCGCCGCATGCGACTTGCTGATCCTGAGCTTCCCGCTGTTCTGGTGCTCGGTGCCGGCGATCATGAAGGGCTGGATCGACCGCGTGCTCGTGTCGGGCAAGGTGTACGGCGGTGTGCGCTTCTACGATCGCGGCGGGATGCGCGGCAAGCGCGCGCTGCTCGCCTATACGTGCGGCGGCCGCGACTACATGTTCGGCGCGGATGGTGTGCATGGCGAAATGGACCTGATGCTGCGCCACGTGCTGCGCGGCACGCTCGGCTATGCGGGCTTCGACGTGCTGCCGTCGTTCGTCGGCTATCACGTGCCGTATATCGGCGATGCCGAGCGCGCGGCCGTGCTCGATCGGTACGGCGACTACCTGGCGCGGCTCGACCGGCTCGAACCGATGGCGTTCCCGACGCTCGACGATTTCGACGGCGACATGCGGCGGCGCGAGCGCGCGCCGCAGGAAGCCGCGCAGGACTGA
- a CDS encoding ABC transporter permease: MKNRMTAGRALVVGVAWAAILFLMLPLLVSVPVSLTPSDYLSMPDGALSLRHYGVLLDDDGWVSSFLQSGLIALASSAISVTLGTLCAIGLWKVASRRGEFVRGVILFPLIVPPIVSALAFYRLWGELGMLDSLPAVILSHVVLSVPYVVVAVSASLATVGLRIEQASRSLGANLAQTLRYVILPSIRPGVLSAAVFAFILSWDELVVTLFISSRSVYTLPRRMWDGMRENVDPAIASVSTLLLVATCVAIGLSLLRKRAAGAV; encoded by the coding sequence ATGAAGAATCGAATGACCGCAGGGCGCGCGCTGGTGGTCGGTGTCGCATGGGCCGCGATCCTGTTCCTGATGCTGCCGCTGCTCGTGTCGGTGCCCGTGTCGCTGACGCCGAGCGACTACCTGTCGATGCCGGACGGCGCGCTGTCGTTGCGGCACTACGGCGTGCTGCTCGACGACGACGGCTGGGTGTCGAGCTTCCTGCAAAGCGGGCTGATCGCGCTGGCGTCGTCGGCGATCTCGGTCACGCTCGGCACGCTGTGCGCGATCGGCCTGTGGAAGGTCGCGTCGCGGCGCGGCGAGTTCGTGCGCGGCGTGATCCTGTTTCCGCTGATCGTGCCGCCGATCGTGTCGGCGCTCGCGTTCTATCGGCTGTGGGGCGAGCTCGGGATGCTCGACAGCCTGCCGGCAGTGATCCTGTCGCACGTCGTGCTGTCGGTGCCTTACGTGGTGGTGGCCGTGTCCGCGTCGCTCGCGACGGTCGGCCTGCGGATCGAACAGGCGTCGCGCAGCCTCGGCGCGAACCTCGCGCAGACGCTGCGCTACGTGATCCTGCCGTCGATCCGGCCGGGCGTGCTGTCGGCGGCGGTGTTCGCATTCATCCTGTCGTGGGACGAGCTGGTCGTCACGCTGTTCATCTCGAGCCGGAGCGTGTACACGCTGCCGCGCCGCATGTGGGACGGGATGCGCGAGAACGTCGACCCGGCGATCGCGTCGGTGTCCACGCTGCTGCTCGTCGCGACCTGCGTCGCGATCGGCCTGTCGCTGCTGCGCAAGCGCGCGGCCGGGGCCGTGTGA
- a CDS encoding ABC transporter permease has translation MTTLSTPAAGAVPLGRAKADRYWLLVVPLLAVLIVLYVVPLVRVLWLGFTVPAPGLTNYARLLENHGVHRVLWTTLRVCAVTTVFSVALGYAIAYAMAHVGPRQRMALMFGLLVPFWASVLVRAFSWLFLLGEQGLVNTLLMRVGLIDAPLPLMRNEIGVVIGMIHFMIPYAVLPLYANMKGIDPQLARASQGLGAGAFVTFRKVYFPQTRPGIVGAAILVFIFSLGFYVTPVILGGGRTVMIAEYISTQILQLVNWGSGAALASLLLASILAALALLARFVDLRELFGAR, from the coding sequence ATGACTACCCTGTCTACTCCCGCCGCGGGCGCGGTCCCGCTAGGCCGCGCGAAGGCCGACCGCTACTGGCTGCTCGTCGTGCCGCTGCTCGCGGTGCTGATCGTGCTGTACGTGGTTCCGCTCGTGCGCGTGCTGTGGCTCGGCTTCACGGTGCCGGCGCCCGGCCTGACGAACTACGCGCGGCTGCTGGAGAACCATGGCGTGCACCGCGTGCTGTGGACGACGCTGCGCGTGTGCGCGGTCACCACGGTGTTTTCGGTCGCGCTCGGCTACGCGATCGCCTATGCGATGGCGCACGTCGGCCCGCGTCAGCGGATGGCGCTGATGTTCGGGCTGCTCGTGCCGTTCTGGGCGTCGGTGCTGGTGCGTGCGTTCTCGTGGCTGTTCCTGCTCGGCGAGCAGGGGCTCGTCAACACGCTGCTGATGCGCGTCGGGTTGATCGATGCGCCGCTGCCGCTGATGCGCAACGAGATCGGCGTCGTGATCGGGATGATCCACTTCATGATTCCGTATGCGGTGCTGCCGCTGTACGCGAACATGAAGGGCATCGACCCGCAGCTCGCGCGGGCGTCGCAGGGGCTCGGCGCGGGCGCGTTCGTCACGTTCCGCAAGGTGTATTTCCCGCAGACGCGGCCGGGCATCGTCGGCGCGGCGATCCTCGTGTTCATCTTCTCGCTCGGCTTCTACGTGACGCCGGTGATTCTCGGCGGCGGCCGCACGGTGATGATCGCCGAGTACATCAGCACGCAGATCCTGCAGCTCGTGAACTGGGGCAGCGGGGCGGCGCTCGCGTCGCTGCTGCTGGCGTCGATCCTGGCCGCGCTCGCGCTGCTCGCGCGTTTCGTCGACCTGCGCGAGCTGTTCGGCGCGCGCTGA
- a CDS encoding ABC transporter substrate-binding protein, whose translation MTKRHLQDLLDQARDLQPATSQRRRDFLRLCAAAGIAPTLLSLGAKDALASNPKEIVLSAWGGEARSAFRSAYMDPFTKASGIRMGYDSSPEDGKIKAMVENRNVIWDVMDLDGFAAIKLGKQGFLRPIDYSVVGRNTLPGLGSDFGVPSYLLSYVLVYDARKFGANPPKNWADFWNVGKFPGKRGLWKWMGGALEAALMADGVDKDKVYPIDVPRALKKLKELRSNVLLWDSGADSLQLLRNGEVSMACIWHTRANVIQRESNGRFRYTWEQGLASCDVWGVPKNNPSGDAVWQFIKFVQGVEPQVRLLSLLGNGPVTPAATAAVPQALRADNPGTPENWAKQCKVNPEWWAQHYEATLAQYTDLMSS comes from the coding sequence ATGACGAAGCGCCATCTGCAGGACCTGCTCGACCAAGCGCGCGACCTTCAACCCGCGACGTCGCAACGCCGCCGCGATTTCCTGCGGCTGTGCGCGGCCGCCGGCATCGCGCCGACGCTGCTGTCGCTCGGCGCGAAAGACGCGCTGGCGTCGAACCCGAAGGAAATCGTGCTCAGCGCATGGGGCGGCGAAGCGCGTTCGGCGTTCCGCTCCGCATACATGGACCCGTTCACGAAGGCGAGCGGGATCAGGATGGGTTACGACTCGTCGCCGGAGGACGGCAAGATCAAGGCAATGGTCGAGAACAGGAACGTGATCTGGGACGTGATGGATCTCGACGGCTTCGCGGCGATCAAGCTCGGCAAGCAGGGCTTCCTGCGGCCGATCGATTATTCGGTCGTGGGCCGCAACACACTGCCTGGGCTCGGGTCGGATTTCGGCGTGCCGTCGTACCTGCTGAGCTACGTGCTCGTCTACGACGCGCGCAAGTTCGGCGCGAATCCGCCGAAGAACTGGGCCGATTTCTGGAACGTCGGCAAGTTTCCGGGCAAGCGCGGGCTGTGGAAATGGATGGGCGGCGCGCTCGAAGCCGCGCTGATGGCCGATGGCGTCGACAAGGACAAGGTCTACCCGATCGACGTGCCGCGCGCGCTGAAAAAACTCAAGGAGCTGCGCTCGAACGTGCTGCTGTGGGATTCGGGTGCGGACAGCCTGCAACTGCTGCGCAACGGCGAAGTCAGCATGGCGTGCATCTGGCATACGCGCGCGAACGTGATCCAGCGCGAGAGCAACGGCCGGTTCCGCTATACGTGGGAGCAGGGGCTCGCGTCGTGCGACGTGTGGGGCGTGCCGAAGAACAACCCGTCGGGCGATGCCGTGTGGCAGTTCATCAAGTTCGTGCAGGGTGTCGAGCCGCAGGTGCGCCTGCTGTCGCTGCTCGGCAACGGGCCGGTGACGCCGGCCGCGACGGCCGCGGTGCCGCAGGCGCTGCGCGCCGACAATCCCGGCACGCCCGAGAACTGGGCGAAGCAGTGCAAGGTGAATCCCGAATGGTGGGCGCAGCATTACGAAGCGACGCTCGCGCAGTACACCGACCTGATGTCGTCCTGA
- a CDS encoding ABC transporter ATP-binding protein gives MSVVMETSAGVEEGRAGAHAARTASAERIASGAGLQIDRVSKRYGSVHALRETSIEIPRGEFLTILGPSGSGKTTLLTIVAGFEHPTTGDLRVGGRSIVALPPEKRNFGMVFQGYALFPHMTVEQNVAYPLMVRKQKGPDAVKRVKAALDLVRLGPLADRLPRQLSGGQQQRVAIARALVFDPDLVLLDEPLGALDRKLRGEVQVELKALHERLGATFLFVTHDQEEALSMSDRIAIMRDGRLEQIGTPDGLYEQPANRFVADFLGKSNFIEGVAVGGDADTTHYRVGDTRFVAPACGARTDDTLLFALRPEKVAVSATSCGGAHNEVAGRIRHWSYFGSSYRFEIETSALGCMTADVPAWRGLASPRTGMDVFVQWERDATCRIAAD, from the coding sequence ATGAGCGTGGTGATGGAGACGTCGGCGGGTGTGGAGGAGGGAAGAGCCGGGGCGCATGCGGCACGCACCGCGTCGGCGGAGCGCATCGCGAGCGGCGCAGGCCTGCAGATCGATCGCGTGTCGAAGCGCTACGGCAGCGTGCATGCGTTGCGGGAAACGTCGATCGAGATTCCGCGCGGCGAATTCCTGACGATCCTCGGGCCGTCGGGTTCCGGCAAGACGACGTTGCTGACGATCGTCGCGGGCTTCGAGCATCCGACCACCGGCGACCTGCGCGTGGGCGGCCGCAGCATCGTCGCGTTGCCGCCGGAGAAGCGCAACTTCGGGATGGTGTTCCAGGGCTATGCGCTGTTTCCGCACATGACGGTCGAACAGAACGTCGCGTATCCGCTGATGGTGCGCAAGCAGAAGGGGCCCGACGCGGTGAAGCGCGTGAAGGCCGCGCTCGATCTCGTGCGGCTCGGCCCTCTCGCGGATCGGCTGCCGCGCCAGTTGTCGGGTGGCCAGCAGCAACGCGTCGCGATCGCGCGCGCGCTGGTGTTCGATCCCGATCTCGTGCTGCTCGACGAACCGCTTGGCGCGCTCGACCGCAAGCTGCGCGGCGAGGTGCAGGTCGAACTGAAGGCGCTGCACGAACGGCTCGGGGCAACGTTCCTGTTCGTCACGCACGACCAGGAGGAAGCGCTGTCGATGTCGGACCGGATCGCGATCATGCGCGACGGCCGGCTCGAGCAGATCGGCACGCCGGACGGGCTGTACGAGCAGCCGGCGAACCGCTTCGTCGCGGACTTCCTCGGCAAGAGCAACTTCATCGAAGGCGTCGCAGTCGGCGGCGATGCGGACACCACGCACTATCGCGTCGGCGATACGCGGTTCGTCGCGCCCGCGTGCGGCGCGCGAACCGACGACACGCTGCTGTTCGCGCTGCGCCCCGAGAAGGTCGCCGTGTCCGCGACGTCGTGCGGCGGCGCGCACAACGAAGTGGCCGGCCGCATCCGTCATTGGAGCTATTTCGGTTCGTCGTACCGCTTCGAGATCGAGACGTCGGCGCTCGGCTGCATGACGGCGGACGTGCCTGCGTGGCGAGGGCTCGCGTCGCCGCGCACCGGCATGGACGTGTTCGTGCAGTGGGAGCGCGACGCGACCTGCCGGATCGCGGCCGACTGA
- a CDS encoding enoyl-CoA hydratase/isomerase family protein — protein sequence MSIEDIRIERHDGVVTLRLNRPAKRNSLARPHLDFLRETLDALANDPAVRCVVLTGTGSAFCAGADVDEWAEAERNGELDTYGWTERAHRFVQALAAFPRPTIAALNGSTVGAGTDIGFACDFRIASTAATLRCGYTGMGYSPDMGGSWFLPRLARPDVVRRFVFLNERWNAQDALAAGLVSEVVDADAFAEHVAAFAARLAQGPSVAFGHTKALLAQSLTHTLAEQLRGELAAGVACGHSEDGREALRASVEGRTPHFVGR from the coding sequence ATGAGCATCGAGGACATCCGAATCGAACGGCACGACGGCGTCGTGACCCTTCGACTGAACCGCCCGGCGAAGCGCAATTCGCTCGCGCGGCCGCATCTCGACTTTCTTCGCGAGACGCTCGACGCGCTCGCGAACGATCCGGCGGTGCGCTGCGTCGTGCTGACCGGCACCGGCAGCGCATTCTGCGCGGGCGCGGACGTCGACGAGTGGGCCGAGGCCGAGCGCAACGGCGAACTCGACACCTACGGGTGGACCGAACGCGCGCACCGTTTCGTGCAGGCGCTCGCCGCGTTTCCGCGCCCCACGATCGCCGCGCTGAACGGCTCGACGGTCGGCGCGGGCACCGACATCGGCTTTGCGTGCGACTTCCGCATCGCGAGCACGGCCGCGACGCTGCGCTGCGGGTATACGGGCATGGGCTACAGCCCCGACATGGGCGGAAGCTGGTTCCTGCCGCGCCTCGCGCGCCCCGACGTCGTGCGCCGTTTCGTCTTCCTGAACGAACGCTGGAACGCGCAGGATGCGCTCGCGGCCGGGCTCGTGTCCGAAGTCGTCGACGCCGACGCGTTCGCGGAGCATGTCGCCGCGTTCGCCGCGCGGCTCGCTCAAGGGCCGAGCGTCGCGTTCGGCCATACCAAGGCACTGCTTGCGCAGTCGCTCACGCATACCCTTGCCGAGCAACTGCGCGGCGAGTTGGCGGCCGGCGTCGCTTGCGGTCACAGCGAGGACGGCCGGGAAGCGCTTCGCGCGTCGGTCGAAGGTCGCACCCCCCATTTTGTCGGGAGATGA
- a CDS encoding acyl-CoA dehydrogenase family protein, which yields MDFSLTQEQDMLVTSLRQFVEKELQPHEFAVDRADDVPAELADSIRRKSLELGFYAFNMPESAGGPGLDYVTQALVERELGRTSWALHVFVARPSKILMACKGDQIERYLKPAVRGERVDCFALTEPGAGSDAMGIRTRAVRDGDDYVINGSKHFISHADTADFVILFAVTGEEEVRGQKRKRVTCFLIDKDTPGMTVRRGPHCTSLRGYHQSEIFLSDCRVSAAQILGEEHRGFELANDWLTAGRVMVAANNIGRAQRAFEMAAEWAATRHQFGKRIGDFQGTSFKLADMQTEIRAAELVTLYTAQKLDQGTMTDGDAALAKLLATETLGRVTDHAVQIYGGMGLMDELPIERFWRDARIERIWEGTSEIQRHILSKEILRRYS from the coding sequence ATGGATTTTTCGCTGACCCAAGAGCAGGACATGCTGGTGACGTCGCTGCGTCAGTTCGTCGAGAAGGAACTGCAGCCGCATGAATTCGCAGTCGATCGCGCGGACGACGTGCCGGCCGAACTCGCCGATTCGATCCGCCGCAAGTCGCTCGAGCTTGGTTTCTACGCGTTCAACATGCCCGAGAGCGCCGGCGGCCCGGGCCTCGACTACGTGACGCAGGCGCTGGTCGAGCGCGAGCTCGGCCGCACGAGCTGGGCGCTGCACGTGTTCGTCGCGCGGCCCAGCAAGATCCTGATGGCATGCAAGGGCGACCAGATCGAGCGCTACCTGAAGCCGGCCGTGCGCGGCGAGCGCGTCGACTGCTTCGCGCTGACCGAGCCGGGCGCCGGCTCCGACGCGATGGGCATCCGCACGCGCGCGGTGCGCGACGGCGACGACTACGTGATCAACGGCAGCAAGCACTTCATCAGCCACGCGGATACGGCCGACTTCGTGATCCTGTTCGCCGTCACCGGCGAGGAGGAAGTGCGCGGCCAGAAGCGCAAGCGCGTGACCTGCTTCCTGATCGACAAGGACACGCCGGGCATGACCGTGCGGCGCGGCCCGCACTGCACGAGCCTGCGCGGCTACCACCAGTCGGAGATCTTCCTGTCCGACTGCCGCGTGAGCGCCGCGCAGATCCTCGGCGAAGAGCATCGCGGCTTCGAGCTCGCGAACGACTGGCTCACCGCCGGCCGCGTGATGGTGGCCGCGAACAACATCGGCCGCGCGCAGCGCGCGTTCGAGATGGCCGCCGAATGGGCCGCGACGCGCCATCAGTTCGGCAAGCGCATCGGCGATTTCCAGGGCACGTCGTTCAAGCTCGCCGACATGCAGACCGAGATTCGCGCGGCGGAACTCGTCACGCTCTATACCGCGCAGAAGCTCGACCAGGGCACGATGACCGACGGCGACGCCGCGCTCGCGAAACTGCTGGCCACCGAGACACTCGGCCGCGTGACCGATCACGCGGTGCAGATCTACGGCGGCATGGGGTTGATGGACGAACTGCCGATCGAGCGCTTCTGGCGCGATGCGCGCATCGAGCGCATCTGGGAAGGCACGTCCGAGATCCAGCGCCACATCCTGTCCAAGGAAATCCTCCGACGCTACAGCTGA
- a CDS encoding acetate--CoA ligase family protein: MTSSPEVRDRRADAAANLRRLLEPASIAFVGGRGIAGAVQRCRHYGYAGDIWLVNPNHAEIDGVPCHASVADLPAAPDAVFVAVPARQAIDVVRALAERGAGGAIVYASGFSETGADGTALQQALVDAAGDMAVLGPNCYGLINGLNGSALWPVAHGAPRVESGVAVITQSGNLAYNLSMSARSVPFAYLASVGNQASVDIARLVDAFVDDPRIRAIGVHLEGLKDVRAFSEAATRALARGVPIIALKSGTSALGAQLAISHTSSLAGSDALYDALFRRLGVIRVKDPVGLVETLKLLAIAGVPERRTLAALATSGGDAGLVADLGDAQGIAFPPVGDAGRHALGNVLPAYATIANPLDFTTTPWGDPDKMRACCDALLADRPGAAAMILDYPQEATGERPLCDIAANAFAASARQHGVVGAVISVFPDLTPPDHAARMAAAGIAPLQGLADGIDAIGAAMTYGETRRRVLDADALNALPVLRAGNGGGSHGATTLHDEWASKRMLAAHGLDVPSAECVAPADAPAAAQRLGFPVCVKVVSDRLPHKTEAGAVALKLASPEAVAAAVERMTEQVARYAPDVHVERILVEKMADAPLLELIVGVKREPNFGLALVLGAGGVLVELIRDTATLLLPVRESDVRDALLGLKLGPLLTGYRGRPKADLDAVVANVMAIARFAQAHADTLVELDVNPLLVMECGAVAVDALVRLDA; encoded by the coding sequence ATGACCTCTTCCCCTGAAGTCAGGGATCGCCGTGCCGACGCCGCGGCCAACCTGCGCCGGCTGCTCGAGCCGGCCAGCATCGCGTTCGTCGGCGGGCGCGGCATCGCGGGCGCCGTGCAGCGCTGTCGCCACTACGGCTATGCCGGCGACATCTGGCTCGTCAATCCGAACCATGCCGAGATCGACGGCGTGCCCTGCCATGCCAGCGTCGCCGACCTGCCCGCCGCGCCCGATGCCGTGTTCGTCGCAGTCCCCGCGCGGCAGGCGATCGACGTCGTGCGCGCGCTCGCCGAACGCGGCGCCGGCGGCGCGATCGTGTACGCGTCGGGTTTCTCCGAAACCGGGGCCGACGGCACCGCGCTGCAGCAGGCGCTCGTCGACGCCGCCGGCGACATGGCCGTGCTCGGGCCCAACTGCTACGGGTTGATCAACGGCCTGAACGGCAGCGCGCTGTGGCCGGTCGCGCACGGCGCGCCGCGCGTCGAATCGGGCGTCGCGGTGATCACGCAAAGCGGCAACCTCGCGTACAACCTGTCGATGAGCGCACGCTCGGTGCCGTTCGCGTACCTGGCGAGCGTCGGCAACCAGGCGTCGGTCGACATCGCGCGCCTCGTCGATGCCTTCGTCGACGATCCGCGCATCCGCGCGATCGGCGTGCATCTCGAAGGATTGAAGGACGTGCGCGCGTTCAGCGAGGCCGCCACCCGCGCGCTCGCGCGCGGCGTGCCGATCATCGCGCTGAAGAGCGGGACCTCGGCGCTCGGCGCACAGCTCGCGATCAGCCACACGAGTTCGCTCGCGGGCTCGGACGCGCTGTACGACGCACTGTTCCGGCGGCTCGGCGTGATCCGCGTGAAGGACCCGGTCGGCCTCGTCGAAACGCTGAAGCTGCTCGCGATCGCCGGTGTGCCCGAGCGCCGCACGCTCGCCGCGCTGGCGACGTCCGGCGGCGATGCGGGGCTCGTCGCGGATCTCGGCGACGCGCAGGGCATCGCGTTCCCGCCGGTCGGCGACGCCGGGCGCCACGCGCTCGGCAACGTGCTGCCCGCGTACGCGACGATCGCGAACCCGCTCGATTTCACGACGACACCGTGGGGCGATCCGGACAAGATGCGCGCGTGCTGCGACGCGCTGCTCGCCGACCGGCCCGGCGCGGCCGCGATGATTCTCGACTATCCGCAAGAAGCGACCGGCGAGCGACCGCTGTGCGACATCGCGGCAAACGCGTTCGCGGCCTCCGCGCGCCAGCACGGCGTGGTCGGCGCGGTCATCTCGGTGTTTCCCGACCTCACGCCGCCCGATCACGCCGCACGCATGGCCGCGGCCGGCATCGCGCCGCTGCAGGGGCTCGCCGACGGGATCGACGCAATCGGCGCGGCGATGACCTACGGCGAGACGCGCCGCCGCGTGCTCGACGCCGATGCGCTCAACGCGCTGCCGGTACTGCGGGCCGGCAACGGCGGCGGCAGTCACGGCGCCACGACGCTGCACGACGAATGGGCGAGCAAGCGGATGCTGGCCGCGCACGGGCTCGACGTACCGTCAGCGGAATGCGTCGCGCCCGCCGATGCACCGGCCGCCGCGCAGCGGCTCGGGTTTCCGGTCTGCGTGAAAGTGGTCAGCGATCGCCTGCCGCACAAGACCGAGGCCGGCGCGGTCGCGCTGAAGCTCGCATCGCCCGAAGCCGTCGCCGCCGCGGTCGAGCGGATGACCGAACAGGTCGCGCGCTACGCGCCGGACGTGCACGTCGAGCGCATCCTCGTCGAGAAGATGGCCGACGCGCCGCTGCTCGAACTGATCGTCGGCGTGAAGCGCGAGCCGAATTTCGGTCTAGCGCTCGTGCTCGGCGCCGGCGGCGTGCTGGTCGAGCTGATCCGCGACACCGCGACACTCCTGCTGCCGGTGCGTGAAAGCGACGTGCGCGACGCCCTGCTCGGGCTGAAGCTCGGCCCGCTGCTGACCGGCTATCGCGGACGGCCGAAGGCCGATCTCGATGCGGTGGTGGCGAACGTGATGGCGATCGCACGCTTCGCGCAGGCACACGCCGACACGCTCGTCGAACTCGACGTCAATCCGCTGCTGGTGATGGAATGCGGCGCGGTGGCCGTCGATGCGCTGGTGAGGCTCGACGCCTGA
- a CDS encoding porin codes for MKKRFLLAGMMSVMVHGYAHAQSSVSLYGIIDGGITYVNNTGGAHAYLFDDGVSYGNRVGLMGTEDLGGGNKAVFKLENGFRLGTGKLNQGGAMFGRQAYVGLGNDWGTLTFGNQYDFAFDFTANYNVSAFGSGYGVHLGDFDRQSGDRLQNAVKFVSNSFHGLVVGGMYSFSNDAGSFHDGSAWSLGASYTHGDFSAGGNYTRLNAPRRLAALDPYAQMGVRTMLGQTVATVDPATGAVTDLHDSTPFSIDSQSIFGIGASYTLGKLTLNADFSNTTFKGYGQSSTMRVYEAGGLYQATPALSLVAGYQYTTFEGHHWHEVALGTHYALSKRTDVYAGVDWMRASNGVDAVIGYSFTPSTSRTQAAARIGMRHNF; via the coding sequence ATGAAGAAGCGCTTCCTGCTGGCCGGCATGATGTCGGTGATGGTCCACGGCTACGCACACGCCCAGAGCAGCGTATCGCTGTACGGGATCATAGATGGCGGCATCACCTACGTGAACAATACGGGCGGCGCGCACGCGTACCTGTTCGACGACGGCGTGTCGTACGGCAACCGCGTCGGCCTGATGGGCACGGAGGATCTCGGCGGCGGCAACAAGGCCGTGTTCAAGCTCGAGAACGGGTTCCGGCTCGGCACCGGCAAGCTGAACCAGGGCGGCGCGATGTTCGGGCGGCAGGCGTACGTGGGGCTGGGCAATGACTGGGGCACGCTGACGTTCGGCAACCAGTACGACTTTGCATTCGATTTCACCGCGAACTACAACGTCAGCGCGTTCGGCAGCGGCTACGGCGTGCACCTGGGCGACTTCGACCGTCAGAGCGGCGACCGGCTGCAGAACGCGGTGAAGTTCGTCAGCAACAGTTTCCACGGGCTCGTGGTCGGTGGCATGTATTCGTTCAGCAACGATGCGGGCAGCTTCCACGACGGCAGTGCGTGGAGCCTGGGCGCGAGCTACACGCACGGCGATTTCTCGGCAGGCGGCAACTATACGCGGCTCAACGCGCCGCGCCGGCTCGCGGCGCTCGATCCGTATGCGCAGATGGGCGTGAGGACGATGCTCGGACAGACGGTCGCGACCGTCGATCCGGCGACGGGCGCCGTCACCGACCTGCACGATTCGACGCCGTTCTCGATCGACTCGCAGTCGATCTTCGGGATCGGCGCGTCGTACACGCTCGGCAAGCTGACGCTCAACGCGGATTTCAGCAACACGACGTTCAAGGGTTATGGGCAATCGTCGACGATGCGCGTGTATGAGGCGGGCGGCCTGTACCAGGCGACCCCGGCGCTGTCGCTCGTCGCGGGCTACCAGTACACGACGTTCGAAGGCCATCACTGGCACGAAGTCGCGCTCGGCACGCATTACGCACTGTCCAAGCGCACCGACGTCTATGCGGGCGTCGACTGGATGCGCGCGTCGAACGGCGTCGATGCGGTGATCGGCTACAGCTTCACGCCGTCGACGAGCCGCACGCAAGCCGCCGCGCGCATCGGCATGCGGCACAACTTCTGA